A region of Archocentrus centrarchus isolate MPI-CPG fArcCen1 unplaced genomic scaffold, fArcCen1 scaffold_33_ctg1, whole genome shotgun sequence DNA encodes the following proteins:
- the LOC115776569 gene encoding E3 ubiquitin-protein ligase TRIM21-like, which yields MSAGSSLRSEDQSLCSICLNVFTDPVSTPCGHNFCKNCLTQHWDVNGSCQCPVCDKVLETRPELHVNTLLSEMVAHFRREAQQKASSSSSSEQQAATPGEVPCDICTGTKPKAQKSCLVCLFSYCQTHLEPHVTASRLKKHQLVEPVENLESRMCTMHDKPLELFCKTNQTCVCTLCSVLDHRNHKFVPLREEYEGKKAELGKTEADIQQMIQKARQKIQEVKESVKMSRDAADREKAEGVQVFTALMESVERGLKELMKEIEVRQETAKKQAEGLIRDLEQQISELMKRSSEVEQLSRSEDHLHLLQSFSTLKAAPPTKDWTEVSIPPPSYEGTVERAVAQLEDTLRKDMKKLLAEAELRRVQQYAADVTLDPDTAHPALLLSDDGKQVHCADVKEKLPDNPERFSQCACVLGRQSFSSGRFYFEVQVRGKTDWDLGVARESISRKGEVRECPQGGFWTVWLRNGREYRANAGPAVERCLLRGPEKVGVFVDYEEGVVSFYDVDAAALIYSFTGCSFSQKLHPYFSPYLNNGGKNSAPLIVCPVNQTEPIRH from the coding sequence ATGTCTGCTGGCAGCAGTCTGCGGTCTGAAGATCAGTCTCTGTGCTCCATCTGTCTGAACGTGTTCACTGATCCAGTCAGCACTCCATGTGGACACAACTTCTGCAAGAACTGCCTCACGCAGCACTGGGACGTGAACGGAAGCTGCCAGTGTCCTGTGTGTGACAAGGTGCTCGAGACAAGACCTGAGCTTCATGTCAACACGTTGCTCTCTGAGATGGTCGCTCACTTCAGGCGTGAAGCTCAGCagaaagccagcagcagcagcagctcagagcaacAAGCTGCCACACCAGGAGAAGTTCCCTGTGACATCTGCACTGGAACCAAACCAAAGGCCCAGAAGTCCTGCCTGGTCTGTCTGTTCTCCTACTGTCAGACTCACCTGGAGCCTCATGTGACAGCTTCACGTCTGAAAAAACATCAGCTGGTGGAACCTGTGGAGAACCTGGAAAGCAGGATGTGTACGATGCACGATAAACCTCTGGAGCTGTTCTGTAAGACCAACCAGACATGTGTCTGCACGCTCTGCTCTGTTTTAGACCACAGGAACCACAAGTTTGTTCCTCtgagagaagaatatgaaggaAAGAAGGCAGAGCTGGGCAAGACAGAGGCTGACATTCAGCAGATGATCCAGAAGGCACGGCAGAAGATCCAGGAGGTCAAAGAGTCGGTGAAGATGAGCAGagatgctgcagacagagagaaagcagaaggTGTTCAGGTCTTCACTGCTCTGATGGAGTCTGTGGAGAGAGGCCTGAAGGAGCTCATGAAGGAGATCGAAGtcagacaggaaacagcaaagaaACAGGCTGAAGGTCTCATCAGAGATCTGGAACAGCAAATCTCTGAGCTGATGAAGAGAAGCTCTGaggtggagcagctctcacGGTCTGaagaccacctccacctcctccaaagcTTCTCAACCCTCAAAGCTGCTCCACCCACCAAGGACTGGACAGAGGTCAGCATCCCTCCACCATCATATGAGGGGACTGTGGAGAGAGCTGTGGCTCAGctggaggacacactcaggaaagacATGAAGAAGCTGCTTGCTGAGGCTGAGCTGAGGAGGGTCCAGCAGTATGCAGCAGATGTGACCCTCGATCCTGATACAGCACATCCTGCTCTCCTCCTGTCTGATGATGGGAAACAGGTTCACTGCGCTGACGTGAaggagaagcttccagacaACCCAGAGAGATTCTCtcagtgtgcttgtgttttagggaggcagagtttctcttcAGGCAGGTTTTACTTCGAGGTCCAGGTCCGAGGAAAGACTGACTGGGATTTAGGAGTGGCCAGAGAGTCCATCAGCAGGAAGGGGGAGGTCAGAGAGTGCCCTCAGGGGGGTTTCTGGACTGTGTGGCTCAGAAATGGAAGGGAGTACAGAGCTAACGCCGGCCCTGCAGTCGAGCGCTGTCTCCTGCGCGGTCCTGAGAAGGTGGGGGTGTTTGTGGATTATGAGGAGGGTGTGGTCTCCTTCTATGACGtagatgctgcagctctgatctaCTCCTTTACTGGCTGCTCCTTCTCCCAGAAACTCCACCCATACTTCAGTCCCTACCTGAACAACGGCGGGAAAAACTCTGCTCCTCTGATCGTCTGTCCTGTCAATCAAACTGAGCCCATCAGACACTGA